From a single Anaerolineales bacterium genomic region:
- a CDS encoding ATP-dependent Clp protease adaptor ClpS: protein MISQVVPQVEIIEESETELEPLYRIIIHNDDVTPMDFVVHVLKTIFFLANDRAADVMLTAHIKGSAYVQTLSKPEAEKRINKAHFNAHNAGYPLTFTLEPE from the coding sequence ATGATTTCGCAAGTCGTCCCCCAAGTTGAGATCATCGAAGAGTCTGAAACAGAACTCGAACCGCTTTATCGCATTATCATCCACAACGACGATGTGACGCCGATGGATTTCGTGGTGCATGTGCTTAAGACCATTTTCTTCCTCGCCAATGACCGCGCGGCGGATGTCATGCTCACCGCACATATCAAGGGCTCGGCTTATGTGCAAACACTCTCAAAACCGGAAGCGGAGAAGAGGATCAACAAAGCACACTTCAACGCGCACAATGCGGGCTATCCCCTAACATTCACGTTGGAACCGGAATAA
- a CDS encoding 1-acyl-sn-glycerol-3-phosphate acyltransferase, whose translation MSSQLETLTEINLDDLVSSFGWEGYPLLASILRRLFARPARKFANQMVEFDTLVGGIGLAEASRRTLQKNYVRDVRVHGRENVPADGPILFLSNHPGMSDTLCLFSAINRVDLRIIAIHRPFLEALRNTTNQLFFIDEEPVKRMNAVRQVAAHLKNGGAALTFPAGEIEPDPDVYDGALDSLDTWTDSAGVFMRLARDTKIVPVLVSSVVWDRTARHPLTRLKRTRTEREKLAAALQILVVITQNAKPNTVHVRFAEPITLEEIGSTDSQNIHTFVINRMRGLIQNKPKDEGISAL comes from the coding sequence TTGTCATCTCAACTCGAAACACTCACCGAAATCAACCTCGACGATCTCGTTTCATCGTTCGGATGGGAAGGCTATCCACTGCTCGCATCTATACTGCGCCGCCTTTTTGCGCGACCTGCGCGAAAATTCGCAAACCAGATGGTCGAATTCGATACGCTCGTCGGCGGGATCGGTCTTGCGGAAGCATCACGCAGAACCCTGCAAAAGAATTACGTGCGCGATGTACGCGTGCATGGGCGTGAAAATGTTCCGGCGGATGGTCCCATACTTTTTCTTTCGAATCATCCAGGCATGTCGGATACCCTCTGCCTTTTCTCCGCCATCAACCGTGTCGACCTGCGCATCATCGCCATCCACCGTCCGTTCCTTGAAGCATTAAGAAACACGACCAACCAGCTTTTTTTCATCGACGAAGAACCTGTAAAACGCATGAACGCCGTGCGGCAGGTCGCGGCGCATTTAAAAAACGGCGGCGCGGCGTTGACATTCCCTGCCGGGGAGATCGAACCCGACCCCGATGTCTATGATGGCGCATTGGACTCACTGGACACTTGGACGGATTCCGCCGGAGTGTTCATGCGCCTCGCACGGGACACGAAAATTGTTCCTGTTCTCGTAAGCAGTGTCGTCTGGGACAGAACCGCCCGCCATCCGCTGACACGGCTAAAGCGTACGCGCACCGAGCGGGAGAAACTTGCCGCCGCTTTGCAGATCCTGGTCGTAATCACGCAAAACGCCAAGCCGAATACGGTCCATGTCCGTTTTGCGGAACCGATCACGCTTGAAGAGATAGGTTCCACCGACTCCCAAAACATTCATACATTTGTAATTAACAGAATGCGCGGATTGATCCAGAACAAGCCCAAGGACGAAGGGATTTCGGCGTTGTGA
- a CDS encoding thiamine pyrophosphate-dependent enzyme: MTTPNNLVYDRPEAFTEMPTHYCPGCTHGVAHRLVAEVLEEMGMIDKTIGVAPVGCAVFAYNYFDTDFVEAPHGRAPAMATGIKRVLPDRVVFTYQGDGDLASIGMGEIVHAAARGENLTVIFINNANFGMTGGQMAPTTLPGMKTSSSQNGRDVETQGYPIKVSEMISTLDGVGYCVRRSLHDPKNIRLAKKAIRTAFETQVRGLGFSMVELLSTCPTNWGMTPVNSLKFVEEHMIPAYPLGDYKISDAIKQIKV, encoded by the coding sequence ATGACAACTCCCAACAATCTTGTTTACGACCGACCGGAAGCCTTCACCGAAATGCCCACGCATTATTGCCCGGGCTGTACGCACGGCGTGGCGCACCGGTTGGTGGCGGAAGTGCTCGAAGAAATGGGCATGATCGACAAGACCATCGGCGTTGCGCCGGTGGGATGCGCCGTGTTCGCATACAACTATTTCGATACGGATTTTGTCGAAGCCCCGCACGGACGTGCGCCTGCGATGGCGACCGGCATCAAGCGTGTACTGCCCGACCGCGTGGTCTTCACCTATCAGGGCGACGGCGATCTGGCTTCCATCGGCATGGGCGAAATTGTCCATGCAGCGGCGCGCGGCGAGAATCTGACGGTCATCTTCATCAACAATGCCAACTTCGGCATGACCGGCGGACAGATGGCTCCCACCACTCTGCCCGGCATGAAGACTTCGTCCTCGCAAAACGGGCGCGACGTGGAAACGCAAGGCTATCCGATCAAGGTTTCGGAAATGATCTCCACATTGGACGGCGTCGGCTATTGTGTGCGCCGCTCCCTGCACGACCCGAAGAACATCCGGCTGGCAAAGAAAGCCATCCGCACCGCCTTTGAAACGCAGGTCCGCGGACTGGGCTTCTCGATGGTCGAACTGCTCTCCACCTGCCCCACCAACTGGGGCATGACACCGGTCAATTCGTTGAAATTCGTGGAAGAGCATATGATCCCCGCCTATCCGCTGGGTGATTACAAGATCAGTGATGCGATCAAGCAGATAAAAGTGTAA
- a CDS encoding DUF4062 domain-containing protein: protein MIKKKFLVFISSTYKDLQEERQSAVEAILTAGHIPAGMELFTAGDDSQMAVIKRWIDESDVFMLILGGRYGSIEPKSKKSYTQIEYEYALIQSKPIFAVVIDDKCLEKKVRKIGTSAIELDHPDQLKKFRELVCKKVVKFWKDTKDIKLFIYEALAEFSNRKEIIGWIPGDQAVNTVAVTDEITRLIKENAELREQINMLKNEDQQTLYGGVRYFEMIKILSLHIIDSGKFKQKKELAELAKLFGHKKINLLHYLWIMSREMDQKGVPLDQDNMKLLDFGLIKLKQKASGLFEEDIYTLTEDAKRFLMKLRVEYNLEKAEKLII from the coding sequence ATGATTAAGAAAAAATTCCTCGTTTTTATCTCATCAACTTACAAAGACCTACAAGAAGAGCGGCAATCTGCTGTCGAAGCAATCCTTACTGCTGGGCATATTCCCGCTGGCATGGAGCTTTTCACCGCGGGAGACGATTCTCAGATGGCGGTAATCAAACGATGGATTGACGAATCCGATGTTTTTATGTTAATTCTCGGAGGAAGATATGGAAGTATTGAACCTAAAAGTAAAAAAAGCTATACACAAATTGAATATGAATACGCCCTTATCCAAAGCAAGCCAATATTTGCGGTTGTTATAGATGATAAATGCTTAGAGAAAAAGGTTCGGAAAATTGGCACCTCGGCTATTGAATTAGATCATCCCGACCAATTAAAAAAATTCCGAGAACTAGTTTGCAAGAAAGTGGTTAAGTTTTGGAAAGACACGAAAGATATAAAACTCTTCATCTATGAAGCCCTAGCTGAGTTTTCAAATCGAAAAGAGATAATTGGATGGATACCAGGAGATCAGGCGGTTAACACTGTTGCAGTGACAGATGAAATTACTAGATTAATTAAGGAGAATGCAGAATTAAGAGAGCAAATTAACATGCTCAAAAATGAAGATCAGCAAACACTCTACGGTGGTGTCAGGTACTTTGAGATGATCAAAATCTTAAGCTTGCATATAATAGATAGTGGCAAGTTCAAGCAAAAAAAGGAATTAGCGGAACTCGCAAAACTCTTTGGCCATAAAAAAATAAATTTGTTGCATTATTTATGGATTATGAGTCGGGAGATGGATCAAAAAGGTGTTCCACTTGATCAAGACAACATGAAGTTACTTGATTTTGGATTAATAAAACTTAAACAAAAAGCATCGGGGTTATTTGAAGAAGACATATATACTTTAACAGAAGATGCAAAAAGATTCTTAATGAAACTCAGGGTAGAGTATAATCTTGAAAAGGCAGAAAAGCTTATCATTTAA
- a CDS encoding tetratricopeptide repeat protein, with protein sequence MTYYEDLSRDYIDSIQKGQIRPFIERLNKILSENPFDISGWLFIARAYEANGDIENAKYSYEHLLRIISEGHEDISSVTKEILKFANRYNAKNLEEKIIASVIKLQNKGSNAQIANRNISTNRISTEEIEYLSSYLVRQKNLNPIHDENKKTAQTSNTQIKKQKMESGVIEKKSSHNSLDNRKDIMAEVGKAFQANELEKALNLLKKANELGEDSYQFYLMIAQTLQRLKRTGEAQQFLDIGIPKTNGEQKLALINLKAQMFSSQKDWENAIKQYEKILKEEKRPAVKRFSNLQLAQIYRRLGNIEKAKDILQKILKEHPQDQVTLKILSTIYGTTPAPGATSDDPPLSDTSELQVDDTDEGIALISPMLRRDIEMAEFRDEMILRKGGNPDVEDADRLLNKAIQTKGSEFGERYPEFLEAAKAYNDLPDGTYYDLEKFYSALARYAMLKGGALVSELRRRIFSNQINTIELGRLKDSATSYYLESLSLQVRIDIKMALVPLTNLLRAQAAYTLISIQETVPIDLFERNFSDLFRFCNEHPNDKVTKMAYDSVVALGAASGYVWNRLNVVKGGPSILGWILDTKRKRTRPYQIISQIIGQPINPQKRPRDVLQQAFLARRAMTQELLSFFNGQEQTLLTPENLRSINLQWSLIPHQGILSETDKEILNGVIAILAILTPYQTRSPEERTGILFTARTNIESILNIIKNNPTYWGRVGFEPLLLKWQTSLRNIEQKRISDIQPKLNVRLEPHVFYLHDNYIQSSIVIGNEGRGTAEGAKIRLRLTTYDTKQVLKEEEINVSDEIPAGGQYYKELQINTSELISGLNKPYQLKFQIAPILQQNTLDFEEHDFTLEVLTGANLSLEEIPWNEVEIPPEHLFKGREKFIEKLANHISSNDRNKTYILYGLTRTGKSSILNYLSKRIDLKNITINKKDYRIVTFEWNMATANAQSSAKDMWEYLLEQGVMNKLTKLENNGDLSNGDVPTLKHPNNTRFRDWNLILEHLKSKYIFPVFLIDEFSYYRSLVDSKRIDASFLAAIRQFAIEGKASFIFAGTFDLRKLVRDQAYGITGQLVNAIETKVSSIEREPAIELIQTLKPKLQFTHDAVDHILHLSNRIPYFIQLICRNCAIYAVSSKRSILGFPEVENVVQALTGSSITSSQVGIPAMAPGVFMNNMQTPTDPPEFSALISTICHLSPNTLYQRKVTYPEIQAFWDKNNVKFFQARLANAIKELLDREVLIESDDEGIPAYQIGVDIFRRWWSNEHKNIRLELDALIEEG encoded by the coding sequence ATGACTTATTACGAGGATTTGAGTCGAGATTATATAGACTCAATTCAAAAAGGTCAAATAAGACCTTTTATTGAGAGGTTAAATAAAATTCTGTCCGAAAATCCCTTTGATATATCAGGGTGGCTTTTTATTGCCAGAGCTTATGAGGCAAATGGCGATATCGAAAATGCTAAATATTCATACGAGCACTTATTAAGAATCATTAGCGAGGGGCACGAAGATATTAGTTCCGTAACTAAAGAGATTTTAAAATTTGCGAACAGATATAATGCTAAAAATCTTGAAGAAAAAATCATTGCTTCGGTTATCAAACTGCAAAATAAAGGAAGTAATGCACAGATAGCAAATAGAAATATCTCCACCAACAGAATTAGTACCGAAGAAATAGAATATTTAAGTTCATACTTGGTAAGACAAAAAAACTTAAACCCCATTCATGATGAAAATAAAAAAACCGCACAAACATCAAACACTCAAATCAAAAAACAAAAAATGGAGAGCGGGGTAATCGAAAAGAAATCATCCCACAACTCGTTGGACAACCGAAAAGACATCATGGCAGAAGTAGGAAAAGCTTTTCAAGCCAACGAACTTGAGAAAGCCTTAAATCTACTGAAAAAGGCAAACGAACTTGGCGAAGACAGTTATCAATTCTATCTAATGATTGCGCAGACACTTCAGAGATTAAAAAGAACTGGCGAAGCTCAACAATTTCTCGACATAGGGATTCCGAAAACAAATGGCGAGCAAAAACTTGCTTTAATCAACTTAAAAGCGCAAATGTTTTCATCTCAAAAGGATTGGGAGAATGCCATTAAACAATATGAAAAAATTTTGAAAGAAGAAAAACGACCTGCTGTAAAAAGGTTTTCGAACTTACAATTAGCGCAAATATACAGAAGATTAGGAAATATAGAAAAAGCTAAAGACATATTACAAAAAATATTAAAAGAACACCCTCAAGATCAAGTAACCTTAAAAATTCTCTCAACAATTTATGGGACGACACCAGCACCCGGCGCAACATCCGACGACCCTCCCTTATCAGACACAAGTGAACTGCAAGTCGATGATACGGATGAGGGAATCGCATTAATTAGCCCTATGCTCCGCCGAGATATAGAGATGGCAGAGTTTAGAGACGAAATGATACTCAGAAAAGGAGGGAATCCTGATGTGGAAGATGCGGACAGATTGTTAAACAAAGCAATTCAAACAAAAGGGTCAGAGTTTGGAGAAAGATATCCGGAGTTTCTAGAAGCTGCTAAAGCATATAACGATTTGCCGGATGGGACATATTATGATTTAGAAAAATTTTACAGTGCGCTAGCACGTTATGCAATGTTAAAGGGAGGCGCTCTAGTTTCAGAGTTGCGAAGGAGAATTTTTTCAAACCAAATAAACACAATTGAACTTGGCAGACTAAAAGACAGCGCCACTAGTTATTATCTCGAATCTTTATCACTACAAGTTCGCATTGATATCAAAATGGCCTTGGTTCCATTAACTAATTTATTGAGAGCACAAGCAGCTTATACCTTAATATCCATCCAAGAAACCGTGCCAATCGATCTTTTCGAAAGAAATTTTTCAGATCTATTCAGATTTTGTAATGAGCACCCTAATGATAAGGTCACAAAAATGGCATACGATTCAGTTGTAGCACTAGGTGCAGCCAGCGGTTACGTATGGAACCGGCTTAATGTAGTTAAAGGAGGACCTAGCATTCTCGGCTGGATTCTTGACACAAAGAGAAAAAGAACTCGTCCCTACCAAATTATTTCCCAAATAATCGGACAACCAATCAACCCACAAAAACGTCCAAGAGATGTTTTACAACAGGCATTCTTAGCTCGTAGAGCAATGACACAAGAATTACTGAGTTTCTTTAACGGGCAGGAACAAACGCTATTAACACCGGAAAACTTGCGAAGCATAAATCTTCAATGGTCACTTATTCCACATCAAGGGATTCTTTCAGAGACTGACAAAGAAATACTTAACGGCGTAATAGCTATACTTGCAATACTAACTCCGTACCAAACAAGATCGCCAGAAGAGAGAACTGGAATTTTATTTACCGCTCGCACAAATATAGAAAGCATACTCAATATCATTAAGAATAACCCCACTTATTGGGGCAGAGTTGGTTTTGAACCACTTTTACTCAAGTGGCAGACATCCTTAAGAAATATAGAACAAAAACGTATTAGTGATATTCAACCAAAATTAAATGTTCGACTTGAACCTCACGTGTTTTATTTACACGATAATTATATTCAGAGTAGTATAGTAATTGGCAATGAAGGACGAGGAACCGCCGAAGGGGCTAAAATACGATTAAGATTAACTACTTACGACACCAAACAAGTGTTAAAAGAAGAAGAAATAAATGTATCAGATGAAATTCCTGCCGGAGGACAGTACTATAAGGAATTACAAATTAATACTTCCGAGCTAATTAGCGGACTCAATAAACCTTATCAACTAAAATTTCAAATCGCACCAATTCTACAACAAAATACTCTCGACTTTGAAGAACACGATTTCACACTCGAAGTATTAACAGGAGCAAATTTATCTCTTGAAGAAATTCCATGGAATGAGGTTGAAATTCCACCCGAACATTTATTTAAAGGTAGAGAGAAATTCATAGAGAAACTAGCGAATCATATATCATCGAACGACAGAAATAAGACTTACATACTTTACGGATTAACACGCACAGGAAAAAGCTCCATCTTAAATTACCTAAGTAAAAGAATTGACTTAAAAAATATAACAATAAACAAAAAGGATTATCGCATTGTGACTTTTGAGTGGAACATGGCAACTGCCAATGCTCAAAGTTCGGCAAAGGACATGTGGGAATATTTACTTGAACAAGGTGTTATGAACAAATTAACTAAACTCGAAAACAATGGGGATTTGTCAAATGGCGATGTCCCTACTTTAAAACACCCAAATAATACCAGGTTTAGGGATTGGAACTTAATATTAGAGCATCTAAAATCAAAATATATTTTTCCTGTTTTTCTTATTGACGAATTTTCTTATTATAGAAGTTTAGTTGATAGCAAACGAATTGATGCATCGTTCTTAGCAGCGATAAGGCAGTTTGCAATCGAAGGAAAGGCTAGCTTTATTTTTGCTGGAACATTTGATTTAAGAAAGTTAGTTAGGGATCAAGCATATGGAATTACCGGGCAATTAGTTAATGCAATTGAAACTAAAGTATCTTCAATAGAACGTGAACCTGCCATCGAATTAATTCAAACCCTTAAACCAAAACTGCAATTCACTCACGATGCCGTCGATCACATTCTACATCTCAGCAATCGTATACCTTATTTTATTCAGTTAATTTGTAGAAACTGCGCAATTTATGCAGTTAGCAGCAAAAGATCAATATTAGGTTTTCCTGAGGTCGAAAATGTAGTACAAGCACTAACAGGCAGCAGCATTACTTCTAGCCAAGTAGGGATTCCAGCAATGGCACCCGGTGTATTTATGAACAATATGCAAACCCCAACAGATCCACCTGAATTTAGCGCTTTAATTAGTACAATTTGCCACCTCTCCCCCAATACCCTTTACCAAAGGAAAGTCACTTACCCTGAAATTCAAGCCTTTTGGGATAAAAACAATGTAAAATTCTTTCAAGCAAGACTTGCAAACGCAATCAAAGAGCTTTTGGATCGGGAGGTCTTAATTGAGAGCGACGATGAGGGAATACCAGCCTATCAAATCGGCGTAGATATATTTCGCAGATGGTGGTCAAACGAGCATAAAAACATCAGGCTAGAACTTGATGCACTTATTGAAGAGGGCTAA
- a CDS encoding lysylphosphatidylglycerol synthase transmembrane domain-containing protein has protein sequence MSESSSSTPSLRTEGIKRNLLRALWFLILVALLYFSLRNAPLTEIWEALKGLRLWQIGLILLINALVICFMTARWWLILRAENPSLPFLPLVGYRLAVFGLSYFTPGPQVGGEPLQVLYLQRNHGLTFARATSAVIMDKLLEFLVNFILIGIGAWAIVSVGLIPESGLRLNLSLIGLAVLLIGPVVHIILLYKGIMPISRILLRQPFIKPDKKSVRLVIVAERMASVFCQKHVRVMFLAIGASLVAVLGIAAEYYLMVNFLGMRISAIQVFAALTAMQVAFLMPLPGGLGALEASQVFALGAFGQTASAAISLTLLMRARDILNGGIGLLLAGRGFKSQINTDEHR, from the coding sequence GTGAGCGAATCATCATCATCCACGCCATCTCTGCGCACAGAAGGGATCAAACGAAACCTTCTTCGCGCTTTATGGTTTCTGATCCTTGTCGCATTGCTTTATTTTTCCCTGCGCAATGCGCCGCTCACCGAGATTTGGGAAGCGCTCAAAGGATTGCGTCTGTGGCAGATCGGGCTCATCCTGCTCATCAATGCTCTTGTTATCTGCTTCATGACAGCGCGCTGGTGGCTCATCTTGCGCGCGGAAAATCCATCCCTGCCGTTTCTGCCGCTGGTGGGATATCGCCTTGCCGTGTTCGGGCTAAGTTACTTTACTCCAGGTCCGCAAGTGGGCGGGGAACCTTTGCAAGTATTGTATCTCCAGCGCAATCATGGGTTGACGTTCGCGCGCGCAACTTCTGCTGTCATTATGGACAAACTGCTGGAGTTTCTCGTCAATTTTATCTTGATCGGAATCGGCGCGTGGGCGATCGTCAGTGTGGGATTGATTCCAGAAAGCGGGCTCAGGCTCAACCTGAGTCTGATTGGGCTGGCGGTTTTGCTGATTGGTCCCGTCGTGCATATCATCCTGCTTTACAAAGGCATTATGCCCATTTCCAGAATCCTGCTCCGCCAGCCGTTCATCAAGCCCGATAAAAAAAGCGTGCGGCTGGTCATCGTCGCCGAACGGATGGCATCCGTGTTTTGCCAAAAGCATGTGCGCGTGATGTTCCTTGCGATTGGCGCGTCACTGGTGGCGGTACTGGGGATCGCCGCGGAGTATTATTTGATGGTGAATTTTCTAGGGATGCGGATCAGTGCGATTCAGGTCTTTGCCGCATTGACCGCGATGCAGGTGGCGTTTTTGATGCCCCTGCCCGGCGGACTCGGCGCGCTGGAAGCCAGCCAAGTGTTCGCGCTGGGCGCGTTCGGGCAGACTGCATCCGCAGCGATCAGTTTGACATTATTGATGCGGGCGCGCGATATTTTGAACGGGGGCATTGGTCTGTTGCTGGCGGGGCGCGGATTCAAATCCCAGATAAACACGGATGAACACAGATGA
- a CDS encoding 2-oxoacid:acceptor oxidoreductase family protein: MQKEIIIAGFGGQGVLFGGQVVAYAAMDNGLEVTWIPSYGPEMRGGTANCTVVIADSEIGSPLVKNPPLAIALNLPSFDRYEEMLAPGGTLIVNQSMVDRTAKREDIHVIMVPCNEIAEEIGDKKLLNMVAIGALLTALPELKLEDVEKALEGHLPARHKHLLPKNYEALKRGYEHAQKELNFVNT; the protein is encoded by the coding sequence ATGCAAAAAGAAATCATCATCGCAGGCTTTGGCGGACAAGGCGTCCTTTTCGGCGGTCAGGTGGTGGCATACGCTGCCATGGACAACGGCTTGGAAGTGACCTGGATCCCTTCGTACGGTCCCGAAATGCGCGGAGGCACAGCGAACTGTACGGTCGTCATTGCCGATTCTGAGATCGGTTCGCCGCTGGTAAAGAATCCGCCGCTGGCAATCGCCTTGAACCTGCCATCCTTTGACAGATACGAAGAAATGCTCGCACCCGGCGGGACGCTCATCGTCAACCAGTCCATGGTGGACCGCACCGCAAAACGCGAAGACATCCACGTCATCATGGTTCCATGCAATGAGATCGCCGAAGAGATCGGTGACAAGAAACTGCTCAACATGGTGGCGATCGGCGCACTGCTCACCGCCCTGCCCGAATTGAAACTTGAAGATGTGGAAAAGGCGCTCGAAGGTCACCTGCCGGCGCGTCACAAACATCTGCTCCCCAAGAATTACGAAGCGCTCAAACGCGGATACGAACACGCGCAGAAGGAATTGAATTTTGTGAACACATAA
- a CDS encoding aldo/keto reductase: MKYEISQNLTLPKIGFGTWNIGGGSSADSSKDAASLTALRTALEVGYTHFDTAEVYADGHSEELLGRAIREFGIPRESLFITSKVQPAHLKHEQVLKACEASLERLQMDYLDLYLIHWPSAGAKYEDAFRALNKLVSDGKVKHLGVSNFNLKLLKQSQELSETPIITNQVPYSLSDRSYVKNGVLEYCQQNDIFVTAYSPVDEGNLRANKNLEAIARTHDASIYQIALAWVVSQPRVITIPMSANPQHIRENIEAADIELARNEIDLLTDIK, from the coding sequence ATGAAATACGAGATTTCTCAAAATCTAACACTGCCAAAGATCGGCTTCGGGACTTGGAACATCGGCGGAGGCTCATCCGCAGATTCCAGCAAGGATGCCGCTTCACTGACTGCGCTTCGCACCGCGCTGGAAGTTGGTTACACCCACTTCGATACCGCGGAGGTCTATGCGGACGGTCACAGCGAGGAACTGCTCGGGCGGGCGATCCGTGAATTCGGCATCCCGCGCGAATCGTTGTTCATCACCTCCAAGGTTCAGCCAGCCCATTTGAAACATGAACAGGTCCTGAAAGCGTGCGAAGCCAGCCTCGAACGCCTGCAAATGGATTATCTTGATCTATACCTCATCCATTGGCCCAGCGCGGGCGCAAAATATGAAGATGCGTTCCGCGCACTGAACAAATTGGTGAGCGACGGAAAAGTGAAACACCTCGGCGTGAGCAATTTCAATTTGAAACTGCTCAAACAATCCCAGGAACTCTCCGAAACACCCATCATCACCAATCAGGTTCCGTACAGTTTATCTGACCGTTCGTACGTCAAAAACGGCGTGCTGGAATACTGCCAGCAAAATGACATTTTCGTCACCGCCTACTCCCCCGTTGACGAAGGCAATCTGCGCGCGAACAAAAACCTGGAAGCGATTGCAAGAACGCACGACGCCAGCATTTATCAGATCGCATTGGCGTGGGTCGTCTCCCAGCCGCGAGTCATTACCATTCCCATGTCGGCAAATCCGCAACATATTCGCGAAAATATCGAAGCGGCAGATATTGAACTGGCCCGGAATGAAATCGATCTGCTTACAGATATAAAATGA